One genomic segment of Mytilus galloprovincialis chromosome 5, xbMytGall1.hap1.1, whole genome shotgun sequence includes these proteins:
- the LOC143076945 gene encoding uncharacterized protein LOC143076945, whose translation MESWFKAQFEEFGQDLKNEIREQHIATVTDLKMFVERKLAKEKEAKEREIKEDAISDQEEISAYNSEEEEGKTSEHMDENEEQEFSEMYPASLVFGRKKKKNIAENDSWLRHILSQVEPQPSVSDILTAASKVMKRKSSQFSPASSIPGFKSVASGSGLQSMRSSQVEHQPSASKVNKRKSSQGERQPTGNYQIQPSVFDVLNASSKAPKRKSSQVIQQPSGSNVVKTALKEMEGTSSKVDVQPSASCHSNSKVCFNKEQTKFVRSFAVKLNWTVNETALRTMISKGVQQGVFKEEEFTVSQIRDKVKNLRKQPLKHSL comes from the exons CAACAGTTACAGACCTGAAAATGTTTGTTGAAA GAAAACTAGCCAAAGAGAAGGAAGCAAAAGAAAGAG aaattaaagagGATGCTATTTCAG ATCAAGAAGAGATTTCAGCATACAATAGTGAAG AAGAAGAAGGAAAGACATCAGAACATATGGATG AAAATGAAGAGCAGGAATTCTCAG AAATGTATCCAGCAA GTCTCGTTTTTGGTCGAAAAAAGAAGAAGA ATATTGCAGAAAATGACAGTTGGCTGAGGCACATACTTA GTCAGGTTGAACCACAGCCATctg TGTCAGATATCCTAACTGCAGCCTCCAAAGTCATGAAAAGAAAAAGTA GCCAATTTTCACCAGCAAGTTCTATTCCAG gGTTTAAGTCAGTAGCTTCTGGCTCCGGACTACAGTCAATGAGAAGTA GTCAAGTTGAACATCAGCCATCTg CCTCTAAAGTCAATAAAAGAAAAAGTA gcCAAGGTGAACGACAGCCAACTG GTAACTACCAAATACAGCCGTCTG TGTTTGATGTCCTAAATGCATCCTCAAAAGCACCGAAAAGAAAAAGCA GTCAAGTTATACAACAGCCATCTG GGTCAAATGTTGTTAAAACAGCCTTGAAAGAAATGGAAGGAACAAGTA GTAAAGTTGACGTACAGCCTTCTG CATCATGTCATTCAAACAGTAAAG TTTGTTTTAACAAAGAACAGACTAAATTTGTGAGATCCTTTGCTGTCAAACTGAATTGGACTGTAAACGAAACTGCCTTACGAACAATGATTTCCAAAGGGGTGCAACAAGGAGTGTTCAAGGAGGAGGAATTCACAGTGTCCCAAATAAGGGACAAGGTGAAAAACCTGAGAAA GCAGCCATTAAAGCACTctctgtaa